CCCGAAAAAGAGGGGGACGATCCCGAGGAGTACACGATCGCGCTCTCCGATTACAAGTTTGATCAAACGATCGCCGCGGACGTCTTCGCGAGACCCTCGACCTACGGCGTAACCTATCTCCCGAGTCCATTCTCCTTTGAAGACTGGATGTCGGTCATTACGACCTTTGCCGCAAAGCTCGGCTGAGGCGTGCGAAAGCGAAAAAAGAAAGCGGGAGCTCGGGCTCCCGCTTTTTCTTTTCAGCGGCTTTTCGCGGTTTTACTTTTTCTTCCAAGGCGTTTCTTTATCCGGTCAACCGTTCTCCTCCCGGTAGCGGTAATCGCGGTAGGACGGATCCTTTTTGCCGTTTTTTTCCGCAACAGGCGAACGACAAAGAATTTGGATTTCGCCGCGATGCCGACGCGGTGCGTTCGGTCGCGCTCGGTTTTCCTTTTTCGGGGAGAAGGGCGGGTTGCATTTTTCTTTCGTTCGCGCTATAATACGGGCAGGCGAAACGGCGCCGAAACGAAAACGAAGGGGGGCTTTTTCCGAAGCGAGGGCGTATGGGGCGAATAAGGAATAAATCGAACGTAATACTCTTAATCGTTCTTATCGTCGTCATCGCGGGGCTCGGGACGGGCGTGTTCTTTTTCGAAAGGGTCCCGCAGCGCGCCGCCGCGCGTCAGATCAATCGGGAACTCAGTCTTCCGTTTAAGCTGTTCGACAAGCCGAATTTCGACAATAAGCAGTACGGTTGTCTCGGCGGCGTCGGCGTGGTCTCCTATTTCGACCTTTCCTATCTGAACGAAGGAAACGAATCGATCCGCCGCGACGGAACGATGATGCTTTTGAACGGTCCGATCGTCTATTATAACGTAACGGCGTATCCGGATATGCTTTGCAAGTCGAAGCGGATCACTTATATCGAGTGTTCGGATCCCGCGTATCGCCTGTACGGGTGCTCCGTCGGAAACACCGCTGAGCAGTTCGACAAAGCGCTTTCCGCCGCGGGGTTCAGGGAAGTCGGATCCAACTTCTATAAGAAATCGGATATTTTTATCTCGCTGTTTCTCGACGGAAAGAAAAAGGTCGCCTATTACGTCATTCGCGCCGAAGTCGGGAATCTTTTGAATCTGCGAGCGTAAAGGAAGGGAATTACCCGAAAAAAGGTTGACTTGTTCGGGCGGGTTCGTTACAATGAAAACAACGATACTTTTAAGTCGATCCGGAGAGGTCGGCAAGGTCGATCATAGAGCGCATTTTGTGCGTTATTCCGTGCTATCCGTCTTGCCGTCTCGGCAAGACTTTTTTTACGGGGAGGGAGAGCGATGCGGAAAGTCAAGATCTTGGACAAAGAAACCGTTATGCGTTCGCTCGCGAGGATCACGCACGAGATCTTGGAGCGAAACGACGATGCTCTTTGCATCTTGGGCGTCAAGACCCGCGGCATTCGCCTTTCTCGCATTCTGACCGAAAACTTAAAGAAATTCGCGGGGTTGGACGTCCCTTGCGGCTATATCGACGCGACGATGTATCGCGATGATTTTACGCAGGAAGAAAAGCGTCGGAAGGTCGGCGAAAGCCTCGTCCCGTGCGACATCAACGGCAAGACGGTTTTGATCGTGGACGACGTTTTGTACACCGGAAGGACGGCGCGCGCCGCGATCGAAGCGGTTTTCGCGCTCGGTCGCCCCAAAGCGGTCCGACTCGCCGTTCTCGTGGACAGGGGTCACAGAGAGATCCCCGTTCGCCCCGATTTCGTCGGAAAGAACATTCCGACTTCGAGGCAGGAAAAGATCGCCGTCGTTATGGACGGAGAAGGTTCGGATTGCGGAGTCTTTATCGTAAACGACGCGGAGTAAGGGAGAAAGCGAAATGAAAAACGTAACGATTTTTAATCTTTCCGATCAAACGACCCTGCAAGCGATCTCCGCTTTTTGTTCCGATTTGAATCCCGAAAAAGAATATACGGTTTTTCCCGGTTTCTGCGACGTGCACGTCCATTTCAGAGAACCGGGTTTTTCTTATAAAGAGACGATCCGCACGGGGTCTCTCGCCGCCGCGCGCGGCGGATATACCGCGGTTTGCACGATGCCGAACCTGAACCCCGTTCCGGACGAGCCTTCCGCGCTGCGGGCGCAGCTCGAAATCATCGAAAGAGACGCGGTGATCCCCGTCTATCCCTACGCCGCGATCACGAAAGGGGAAAAAGGCGAAGTCCTTTCCGATATGGAAGGGCTTGCCGCGGACGCGATCGCTTTTTCGGACGACGGAAAGGGCGTGCAAAGCGAAGAGAGGATGCGCCGCGCGATGGAGAAAGCGAAGTCGCTCGGAAAGATCGTCGCCGCGCATTGCGAAGTGAACGAGCTTTTGAAAGGGGGCTATATCCACGACGGCGTCTACGCGAAAGCGCACGGGCATAAAGGGATCTCTTCCGCGAGCGAATTCGTCGAGATCGAGCGCGATCTGCGCCTCGCGAAGGAGACGGGCGCGGCGTTTCACGTCTGCCATATCTCGACGGCGGAGAGCGTCGCTTTGATCCGCGCCGCGAAAAAAGACGGGATCGACGTAACCTGCGAGACCGCGCCGCATTATCTCGTCCTCGACGAAAACGATCTTCAAGAGAGCGGAGATTTCAAGATGAATCCCCCGCTTCGCGGGAAAAAAGACAGAGAAGCGCTGATAGAGGGCGTCCTCGACGGAACGATCGATATGATCGCGACCGATCACGCGCCGCACGCCGCGAAAGAAAAGGCGAAAGGGCTTTCGGGAAGCGCGTTCGGAATCGTGGGATTGGAGACGGCGTTCCCCGTTCTCTATACCCGCCTCGTTAAAGAGGGCGTTTTGTCTCTCGAAAAACTCGTCGAGCTGATGGCGGTCAATCCCCGCAAGCGTTTCAAGATCGCGTCGGAAGGATTTTCCGTGTGGTCGCTTTCGGAAAAGGAAAAGATCGACCCCGCGAAATTTTTATCCAAGGGAAGGTCGACTCCCTTTGCGGGCGAAGAAGTTTTCGGCGTCAATTACCTGACCGTTTCGCGCGGTTCGGTTCGATATAAAAAACAATAAAACATAAGCTGTCAAAGGAGAAAAAGCTATGGCAAAAAGAACGGATATCAAAAAGATCTTAATCATCGGTTCGGGACCGATCGTCATCGGTCAAGCGGCGGAATTCGACTACGCGGGCACGCAGGCTTGCCTCGCTTTGAAGGAAGAGGGCTACGAGGTCGTCCTCGTAAACAGTAACCCCGCCACGATCATGACGGATACGCAGATCGCGGATAAGGTTTATATGGAGCCTTTGACCTTGGAATATATCGCGAAGATCCTGCGTTACGAGCGCCCGGACGCGATCGTCCCCGGGATCGGCGGGCAGACGGGTCTGAATATCGCGATGCAACTCGAAAAGAAAGGCGTCTTGAAAGAATGCCGCGTGGAACTCCTCGGAACGAGCAGCGAAAGCATTGAGCGCGCGGAAGACAGAGAACTTTTCAAAGAGATGTGCGAAAGCATCGGCGAGCCCGTCATTCCTTCCGAGATCACCTATGACGTGGACGCGGCGGCGGACGCAGCGGATAGGATCGGATACCCGGTCGTCCTGCGCCCGGCGTTCACCCTCGGCGGAACGGGCGGCGGCTTCGCGAATAACGAGACGGAGCTTCGCGAGATCGCGGCGAACGGATTCGCGCTTTCTCCCGTCCATCAAGTCCTCGTCGAAAAGAGCGTAAAGGGATATAAGGAGATCGAATTCGAAGTTATGCGCGATTCCGCGGATAACGCGATCACGATCTGCGGAATGGAAAACATCGACCCCGTCGGCGTCCATACGGGCGATTCGATCGTCGTCGCGCCGATCATGTCCTTAAACGAGCACGACCTCAAAATGCTTCAAGACAGCGCGATCAAGATTATTCGCGAGCTTAAAATCGCGGGCGGTTGCAACGTCCAATTCGCGCTGAATCCCAATTCTTCCGAATACTATTTGATCGAAGTCAACCCGAGAGTTTCGCGCTCGTCCGCGCTCGCTTCCAAGGCAAGCGGTTATCCGATTGCCCGCGTGACCGCGAAGATCGCCGTCGGTATGGAACTCAAAGATATTCCCGTCGCGGGAGGAACGGCGGCGACCGAACCTTCGCTCGATTACGTCGTCGCGAAATTCCCGCGTTTCCCCTTCGATAAATTTACGAACGCGAGCAATATCCTCGGCACGCAGATGAAAGCGACGGGCGAAGTCATGGGTATCGGCTCCACTCTTTCCGAATGCTTCTTGAAATCCATTCGCTCCCTCGAAACGGGCGTTTGCCACGTCCATCTCAAAAAGTTCGACGAGATGACGACCGAGGCGATCCTCGAATATCTCGGGAACTTCCGCGCGGACGGGATCTTCGCGGTCGCCGAAGCGCTTCGCCGCGGCGTCTCGATCGAGGAACTTTATAAGATCACGATGATCACGCCGCTCTTCCTCGAATGCGTAAAGTCCATCACGGAAATGGAAAAGATCCTGAAAGCGAAACCTTTTGATCTCGACGCGCTCAAAGCGGCGAAGACGATGGGCTTCTCGGATCAATATATCGCGAGCCTGTGGGGAACGGAGGAGATCAAGATCTATTCTCTCCGCAAGGAGAACGGATTTACGCCCGTCTTCCGCATGGTGGACACGCTTCACACGGGCAAGTATATCGCTTACCTCTATTCGACCTATCTGAACCTCTTGGATAAGACGGTCGAAAATCAATCCCGCTTGACCGACAAGAATAAACTCGTCGTCCTCGGCGCGGGACCGATCCGCATCGGGCAAGGCGTCGAATTCGACTATTCGACCGTACACGCCGTCCAGACCTTGAAGCGCGCGGGCTACGAAGCAATCATTATCAACAATAACCCCGAAACCGTTTCCACGGATTACACGACGGCGGATAAACTCTATTTCGAGCCGCTGACCCCCGAAGACGTTATGGCGATCCTCGATTTCGAGAAGCCCGAAGGCGTCATCGCTTCCCTCGGCGGACAAACCGCGATCAACCTCGCGGATCCCTTGAACGCCCGCGGGGTAAAGATCGTCGGAACGGATTGCGCGGCGATCGACAAAGCGGAGAACCGCGACCTCTTCGAGAAGCTTTTGAACGAACTCGATATTCCGCGCCCCGAAGGCACGGCGGTCACGAAGATCGAAGACGGCGTAAAAGCGGCGGCAAGGATCGGCTATCCCGTCCTCGTTCGCCCGAGCTTCGTCCTCGGCGGCAGAGCGATGCAGATCGTCGGCAACGAAAAGGCGCTTCGCCATTATTTGAAAACGGCGGTCGAGATCGACGAAGACAAGCCCGTCCTCGTGGATCGCTATATCGTCGGAAAAGAAGTCGAAGTGGACGCCGTTTGCGACGGAGTGGACGTCTTCGTCCCGGGAATTATGGAACTCGTCGAGAGGACGGGTATCCACTCGGGCGACAGCATCTCGGTCTATCCGACCTTCTCGATCTCGGATAAGGTCAAAGGGACGATCCTGCAATACGCGAAAAAGCTCGGTCTCGGCATCGGCATCAAGGGTCTTTATAATATTCAATTTATCGTGGATAAAGACGAAAAGGTCTATATCATCGAGGTCAACCCCCGTTCTTCGAGGACGGTACCTTTCCTTTCCAAATCGACGGGCTACTCCCTCGCGGATATTGCGACCGAAGTCATTATGGGCAAGAGCTTGAAAGAGCAGGGCATCTTCGGCATTTATCCCGAGGAGAAAAAACGCTATTACGTCAAAGTCCCCGTCTTCTCCTTCAATAAGATCAAGGGGCTGGACGCCTATCTCTCCCCCGAAATGAAATCCACGGGCGAAGCGATCGGTTACGACGACAAACTCAACCGCGCGCTCTTCAAAGCGTTGCAGGCGGCGGGAATGAAACTTCAAAACTACGGAACGGTCTTCGCGACGATCGCGGACGCGGATAAAGAGGAAGCGCTTCCCTTGATCCGCCGCTTCTATAACCTCGGCTTCAATATCGAGGCGACCTCCGGCACCGCGAAGTTCTTGAAGGAGAACGGGATCCGCACGCACGTCCTCAAAAAGATCAGCGAGGGTAGTTTGGCGATCCGTGATTCGATCCGCCAAGGGCATATCGCTTACGTTATCAACACTTCGTCCGTCGGCGCGGAAGGCGCGAAGCTCGACGGCGTCGAGATCCGCAAATACGCGACGGAAAGCAACGTTACGATGTTTACCTCGCTCGACACGGTCAAAGTCCTCCTCGACATCCTTGAAGAGACGACCCTGACGATCTCCACGATCAACGCGTAAGGAAAGAGAAATGAAGCAAGTTTTGTTGGAAGTCGAAAAGACCGAATCCCTTTGCGCGAACGTCTTCAAGACGGTTTTCCGCGGAGACGTTTCGGATATCCGCGCGCCGGGGCAGTTCGTAAACGTTCGCCTCGACGGCTTGTATCTTCGCCGTCCGATCTCGGTCTGCGATCTCGGAGAGGACGAATTGACGCTCGTCTATAAAGTCGTCGGGAAGGGAACCTTGAAGCTTTCGGAAGCGAAGAAGGGCGATCCGTTCGACGTCTTGACGGGGCTCGGCAACGGCTACGACCTTTCCTCGTCCGGAGAAAGCCCGCTTTTGATCGGCGGCGGCGTCGGCGTCCCGCCTCTTTACTATCTCGCGAAAAAGCTCATTGAGAAAGGCGCGCGCCCCTTCGTCGCGCTCGGATTCAACAAAAAGGAAGAAGTCTTTTTCGCGCGCGAATTCGAAGCGCTCGGCGCGGCGGTCAAAGTCGCGACCGTGGACGGAAGCCTCGGCGAAAAGGGCTTCGTCACGAATATCCTTCCCGAATCGTATTCCTACTTTTACGCCTGCGGGCCCGAACCGATGCTCAAAGCGGTTTATAAAGCCACGGCGACCGAGGGCGAACTTTCCTTCGAAGAAAGGATGGGGTGCGGTTTCGGCGCGTGTATGGGTTGCTCCTGCAAGACGCTTACGGGGAATAAGAGGATCTGCAAGGAAGGACCCGTTATGAAAAAGGGGGAGATCTTATGGTGAGCTGCGATTTGAGGACGGATCTTTGCGGGATCGGACTCGATAATCCCGTGATCCCCGCGAGCGGGACGTTCGGCTACGGCTACGAGTTCGCGGAACTGTACGACATCAATCTTCTCGGAACTTTCTCCTTTAAGGGGACGACGCTTTCCGAGCGGTTCGGCAATCCCACGCCGCGCATCGCGGAATGCGCGTCCGGTATGCTGAACGCGGTCGGGCTGCAAAACCCCGGCGTCCGAAAGGTCGTCTCGGAAGAACTTCCGAAACTCAAAAAAGTTTTTAACAAAAAGGTGATGGCGAACGTCAGCGGGTTCGGCGTCGAAGAGTACGTCGAGGTCTGTCGGATCCTCGACAAGGAAGAGCAGGTCGGTTGGCTCGAAGTAAACGTCTCCTGCCCGAACGTTCACGGCGGCGGGCTGAGCTTCGGGACCGATCCGAAGGTCGCGGCGGAAGTGACCCGCGAAGTGAAAAAGGTCACGACCAAACCCGTCATCATCAAACTTTCGCCCAACGTGACGGATATCACCGAGATCGCGAAAGCGGTCGAAGAAGCGGGCGCGGACGGCGTCTCTTTGATCAACACGCTCGTCGGAATGCGCCTCGATCTCCGTTCGCGGAAACCGATCCTGAAAAACGTGACGGGCGGGCTTTCGGGCCCCGCGGTCTTCCCGATCGCGCTCAATATGGTGTATAAGACGAGCCGCGCGGTGAAGATCCCCGTGGTCGGTATGGGCGGCGTTTCGAGCGCGGAAGACGTCCTCGAAATGATTCTCGCGGGGGCGACGGCGGTCGAAGTCGGCGCGGCGAACCTCGTGGATCCGTTCGCGTCGAAAAGAATCGTCGAGGATCTTCCGAAGGCGATGGAAAAATACGGAATTCGTTCCTTAAACGAAATAAGGGGGATGGCATAATGGCAAAAGACGTTATCATAGCTTGCGACTTTGACGGCGCGGAGAAAACGCTCGCGTTTTTGGATCTTTTCAAGGGGAGAAAACCCTTCGTCAAGATCGGGATGGAACTTTTCTATTCCGCAGGTCCCGAGATCGTTCGCGAGATCAAAAAAAGAGGGCACAAGGTGTTTTTGGATTTGAAACTGCACGATATTCCGAACACCGTAAAAAAGAGCATGGCGGTCCTTTCCTCGCTCGGCGCGGATATTTGCAATCTGCACGCTGCGGGAGCGACTGCGATGATGAAAGCCGCGATCGAGGGACTGACCCGCCCCGACGGAACGCGCCCGCTTCTGATCGCGGTCACGCAGCTGACCTCGACGGACGAAGAGACGATGCGCCGCGATCTCTTGATCGAAAAACCGATGGAAGAGGTCGTCCGTCATTACGCTTTGACGGCGAAGAACGCGGGGTTGGACGGCGTCGTCTGCTCGCCGCTCGAAGCTGCCGCCGTCCATAAATCGTGCGGCGAGACCTTCTTGACGGTGACCCCGGGCGTTCGCTTCGCGGACGGTGAAAAGGGCGATCAAAAGCGCGTAATGACCCCCGCGGAAGCGAGGAAAGCGGGCTCCGACTATATCGTTATGGGGCGCCCGATCACCGCGGCGGCGGATCCCGTGGCGGCGTATGAAAGAGCGATCAAAGAATTCTCAGAGGATTGAAAGGAGGAAATTATGGACATTTCGACACAAGTTGCCAAAGCGTTATTATCGGTCAAGGCGGTCTTCTTCCGCCCGAACGAACCCTTTATTTGGGCGAGCGGCATCAAAAGCCCCGTCTATTGCGATAACCGTCTGACCCTTTCCGCGCCCGAGATCCGTCTCATCGTGGAGAACGGGCTTGCGGAAACCGTAAAAAGAGAGTATCCCGAAGCGGAGATTCTGATGGGGACTTCGACCGCCGGCATCGCGCACGCCGCGATCACCGCGCACCTTTTGGGGCTTCCGATGGGGTACGTCCGCTCGGGAGCGAAGGATCACGGCAGACAAAACCGCATCGAAGGAAAGCTTGAAAAAGGGCAAAAGACCGTCGTCATCGAGGATTTGATCTCGACGGGCGGCAGCGTCATCGACACGGTCGAAGCGCTTCGAGAAGCGGGCGCGGACGTCCTCGGCGTCGCGAGTATCTTTACCTACGGAATGCAAAAAGGGCTGGATCGCTTGGCGGCGGCGAACGTCAAGAACGTCTCTTTGACGAATTTCGACGCGATCGCGAAGGTCGCCGCGGAAGAAGGCTATATCGGCGAGAGCGATATCGCGCGCTTGATCGCCTTCCGCAACAACCCGTCCGACGAAAGATGGATCCATTAAGGTAAGGTTATGAGAAGTCTGATCGATATTTGCGATTTTTCCCGTGAGGAGATCAACGAGTTGATCTCCGTCGCCACGGATATCATCGACCGCCCCGAAAAGTACGCGGAAGCCTGCAAGGGGAAAAAAATCGCGACCCTCTTTTTCGAGCCGTCCACGAGGACGCGCCTTTCGTTTGAAGCGGCGATGTATGAGCTCGGCGGAAACGTCCTGCCCGTCCCGGGAGAACAGCTGTCTTCGGCGGCGAAAGGGGAAAGCGTCGCGGACACCGTGCGCGTGATTTCGTCCTACGCCGATATCATCGCGATGCGCTCGCCCAAGGAAGGCGCGGCGTTCGTCGCGGCGGAAAGCGCGTTCGTCCCGATCATAAACGCGGGCGACGGCGGGCATTGCCACCCGACGCAGACTCTCGCGGATCTCTTTACGATCTATCGCGAAAAGGGATCCTTCGACAATCTGACCGTCGGTTTTTGCGGCGATTTGAAGTACGGCAGAACCGTCCATTCCCTGATCACCGCGCTTTCCCGCTATCAAAATATCAAGATCGTCCTGATCTCGCCCGAGGAACTTAAACTTCCGAATTACGTCAAGATCGGCGTAATCGAGAAGTCGGGAATGGCGTGTGAAGAGACGACCGATCTCGAAGGCGCGATCCCGTCGCTCGATATCCTCTATATGACGAGGATCCAGCAGGAGCGTTTCGACGATCGCGCGGAGTACGAGCGCTTGAAAGACGCCTACGTCCTGACGGCGGAAAAGATGAAAGCCGCGAAGAAGGACGCTTGCGTGATGCACCCGCTCCCGAGGGTAAACGAGATCAGCGTCAAGGTCGATTCCGACCCGCGCGCCTGCTATTTCAAGCAAGTCGAGAACGGAAAATATATCCGTATGGCGCTTATTCTGAAACTTTTGGAAGAGGTGAAAAAGAATCCCGTTCGGGAAGATCTTCTCGCGGGATTCGAAGTTTTCGAGGGAGAAACGCCTTGCGAGAACCCGCGCTGCATTTCTCGGACGGAGCAGGAGTTGCCGCGGCTTTTCAAGGTCGTCGATCGCGCGGCGAATATTTGCAGGTGCGTGTATTGCGAAAAACGCAAAAGATAGCGGGCGAGGATAAACGAGCGTCTGCTTTGTTTACGGATTTCGAATCGCGCAGTTGCGTATAAAGGAGTACGCGCCTGCGCGATTTTTCATCGAGCCTCAGAGCTGCGACCCTTCTCCGCGCCCGTTTACGGCGCGTAACGGAGAATTCATTTTTTAATATCAAAACACGCAGGAACGTGGGTTAAGGTACGCGCCTGCGTGTTTTTCCATGTCGCGCGTCCGCGCTCATTTCGACGTCTATGTGTCGCTCAGTTTCTTCTCGGCGGTTGTCCCTGCATACCTCCGCGACCACCGTCTCCGACGGAGCCTCCCGGGGCGCCCATTGCGCTGCTCGTCCCCGTCGTCGCGGTGAGCGTTACGCTTGCCGTTCCGTAGGAAAGAGTGTAGCTTCCCGCCGTCATCTCGGGCGTACTGATCAAGAGATTTTGGCAGTTTTTCCGAGCGACGAAGCTCAGGATCGTTTTCCCGGAGCCGTCTTTAAGCGTAACGGTTTCGCCCGCGGCGATCGAGACGTTCGCGGTGACTTTGTACTGCGTCGAACCGACGGGGTCCATCGATTCGCGGCAAGTCGTAAGGACGGTCCCGCCCGAAATCGTGGTTCCGGTTTCGCTGTCCAGCGCGGAATTTCCGCCGTTTTCGGGGCCGAACACCGTAACCGCTCCGCCTGCGATCAGGAGCTTTCCGTTGCTGTCCAAGCCGTCGCCTGAGCAAGTGACCGTGACTGTCCCGTTCGTGATCAAGATGGAATTCGCCACGTCTTTGAGATCCGCGTTCGCCGCGTTGATTCCGTCGTCCGTCGCGGTAACGCTTACGCTCCCGCCCGAGATTTCCACCGCCGCGCCTTCGATCCCTTCGTAAGACTTCGAGACGGTGATCGAACCGCCCGTGATCTTGACGAGGCGCTCGGCGTGGAGCCCGTCGTCGCCCGAAGAGACGCCGATCTCGCCGCCTTCGATCAAAAGATTTCCTTCGCTGTGGATCGCGTCGTCATTCGAATCGAGCGAGAAGACGCCGCCCGTTATGACGATCGCATAGCCCGCGTCGAAAGTCGCGGGATAGGCGGTCTCGGATCCGTCTTCGGCTTCGATAAAGATTCCGCTGACTTTGATCGCTTTCCCGTCCGCGGCGTCGGAACTTCTTTCCGTTACGGTCGTCGGCGCGCCGCCGTTCGTCCGGATCGTGATGAGATCGTCGCCGCCGTTCGCGATGTACAGACCGTTATTTGCGCAGATCCCGTCGTCCGTCGCCGTTAAAGTAAGCGAGGTGTGTTCGAGGTAAATGAATCCCGCCGTTTGATCCGCGGCGTAAGCGATGGCTTCCTCTTCCGTTTCGGGTTCGAGATCGGTTTTAATGGCGTCGTTCCCCGCCGTAACGGTGACGTTCGCGCCTTTCATAAGGATCGCGTTGTCCGCTTTGATCCCGTTTTTAACCGCCGTGACGCGAAGCGTCGCGTCCAAGACGGTCAGCGTGTCTTTGACTTTGATCCCGCTTGCGTCCTCTCCGATCGCGGTCACGGTCAGCGTCCCCGCGCCGTTTACGGTAAGCGAGCATTTTTTTGCTTGGATCGCCGCGCCGTCTCCGTCCGCCGCCGTGTCGCCCGCGCTGTCGGAGACCTCGTTGATCGTGCCGTCCGCGATCGTCAGAATCCTGAGGTCGCTCGATTGTTTAAAGACGATCGCCGCCGCGGTTTGCGAGTCCGTCGTCTTGATCGTCGCTCCGTTCAGGACGATGCGAACCGTGCCTTCGACGTTTTTCGCGACCTCGACCGCGCCGTTCAGCGTCCCGGAGAGGACGAAGGTTCCCGCGGTTTGAATGGTCAGGACGCTCTTTTTGAAAGCCGTTCCGTTCGGCGCGTTTTCCTCGGTCAGGGCGGAAAGGTCGATCTCGATCGCGCCTTCTTCCGAGACGTTCGCGACCGCTTGCGCCTCCGAGACGGAGACGAATTCCGCCGAGAGATAATCCGCCGAGGACGCTTCGGAAGCGACGCTCGTTACTTCGTCGTTTGCCGCGCGAAGCTCTTCTTCCGTGACGGAAGAATGCGCCTCGCTTCCTCCCGAAGCGGAATCGATCTGCGTCGCGGGGACGGAGCAAGCCGTCGCAAAAAGGGCGATAAAGGTTAAAATCGCGATAAGAAGAATGCTTGTTTTTTTCATAAAAGGTTCCTCCTTTGTCTTTTTTCGATTTCAGTATGACGGTTGAAACTTAAACGAGACTTAAACGGCGAAAAAAAAATAAAAAAAAAGAATCTTTATTCACGCGGGAACAAAGATTCCTTTTCGAAAACGTAGGGGGAAGCCGTCAGGCGAGGGGAAGGGTCAGGCGAAACAGGATCTCCGAGCCGTCCGATTCGCAAGCCGCTTCGCCGCCGTTTCCTTCCAGCGTGGATTTTACGACGGCAAGTCCGATCCCGTGCCCGCCCGTCTCTTTGCTGCGGGAAACGTCCGGGCGGTAAAAGCGTTCGAACAGTTCGGGGTGATTTCCTTTCGGGAAAGACGCGGCGTTTCTTTCTTCGAGAACGGCGCGGTTTCCTTCTTTCCGTAGGGACAGGCGGATCTCTTCGCCTTCCGCGTATTTTACGGCGTTATCCAAAAGAAGGGCAACGGCGCGGCGGATCATTTCTTCATTCGCGACGACTTTGATCGGCGCGAGGTCGAGGAGGATCTTCTTTTTCGCCACGAGAGCCGCGTTCTCAAAGGTTTTCGCGACCTCTTCCGCGGCGACGTCGAGCTCGAACGGTGCTTTTTCGAAAGCCGCGTCCGCTTCGTCCATCTTGGAGAGATAGACGAGTTCTTTCGTCAGGTTGCCGAGTTTTTGCGCTTGCTCCTTGATGGAATTCAGCCAGACGTTCTCTTCGCCGATCTCCATTTCGAGAAGCTCCGCGTTCGCGCCGATGACGGTCAGCGGCGTTTTCAGCTCGTGACCGGCGTCCGTAATAAAGCGTTTTTGTTTTTGATAGCTTTCTTCGACGGGGGCGAGCGCTTTTTTGGAAAGTAAGAGGATAAACAAGGCGATGACGCCGAGCCCGACCGCCGTTATGATCGCGCTTGAAAGAATGAACGCGCGCGTAGAGGAAATCTCTTTTTCGCAATCGAGGAAGATATAATGCGTTCCGCTTTCCGTTCGTTCTTTTTTGTAGCGGTAGTTTCCGACGAAGCCTTTCGCGCTCTTCGCCTTCTTTACGAAAGCGTCGAGGTCGGATTCGGAAACGAACGCGATACGATCGAGGTTATAAGAGATCACCTTTCCTTCCGCGTCCGTCTCGATCGTAAAATACCGAGCCGC
This region of Clostridia bacterium genomic DNA includes:
- the pyrR gene encoding bifunctional pyr operon transcriptional regulator/uracil phosphoribosyltransferase PyrR, translating into MRKVKILDKETVMRSLARITHEILERNDDALCILGVKTRGIRLSRILTENLKKFAGLDVPCGYIDATMYRDDFTQEEKRRKVGESLVPCDINGKTVLIVDDVLYTGRTARAAIEAVFALGRPKAVRLAVLVDRGHREIPVRPDFVGKNIPTSRQEKIAVVMDGEGSDCGVFIVNDAE
- a CDS encoding dihydroorotase translates to MKNVTIFNLSDQTTLQAISAFCSDLNPEKEYTVFPGFCDVHVHFREPGFSYKETIRTGSLAAARGGYTAVCTMPNLNPVPDEPSALRAQLEIIERDAVIPVYPYAAITKGEKGEVLSDMEGLAADAIAFSDDGKGVQSEERMRRAMEKAKSLGKIVAAHCEVNELLKGGYIHDGVYAKAHGHKGISSASEFVEIERDLRLAKETGAAFHVCHISTAESVALIRAAKKDGIDVTCETAPHYLVLDENDLQESGDFKMNPPLRGKKDREALIEGVLDGTIDMIATDHAPHAAKEKAKGLSGSAFGIVGLETAFPVLYTRLVKEGVLSLEKLVELMAVNPRKRFKIASEGFSVWSLSEKEKIDPAKFLSKGRSTPFAGEEVFGVNYLTVSRGSVRYKKQ
- the carB gene encoding carbamoyl-phosphate synthase large subunit, which encodes MAKRTDIKKILIIGSGPIVIGQAAEFDYAGTQACLALKEEGYEVVLVNSNPATIMTDTQIADKVYMEPLTLEYIAKILRYERPDAIVPGIGGQTGLNIAMQLEKKGVLKECRVELLGTSSESIERAEDRELFKEMCESIGEPVIPSEITYDVDAAADAADRIGYPVVLRPAFTLGGTGGGFANNETELREIAANGFALSPVHQVLVEKSVKGYKEIEFEVMRDSADNAITICGMENIDPVGVHTGDSIVVAPIMSLNEHDLKMLQDSAIKIIRELKIAGGCNVQFALNPNSSEYYLIEVNPRVSRSSALASKASGYPIARVTAKIAVGMELKDIPVAGGTAATEPSLDYVVAKFPRFPFDKFTNASNILGTQMKATGEVMGIGSTLSECFLKSIRSLETGVCHVHLKKFDEMTTEAILEYLGNFRADGIFAVAEALRRGVSIEELYKITMITPLFLECVKSITEMEKILKAKPFDLDALKAAKTMGFSDQYIASLWGTEEIKIYSLRKENGFTPVFRMVDTLHTGKYIAYLYSTYLNLLDKTVENQSRLTDKNKLVVLGAGPIRIGQGVEFDYSTVHAVQTLKRAGYEAIIINNNPETVSTDYTTADKLYFEPLTPEDVMAILDFEKPEGVIASLGGQTAINLADPLNARGVKIVGTDCAAIDKAENRDLFEKLLNELDIPRPEGTAVTKIEDGVKAAARIGYPVLVRPSFVLGGRAMQIVGNEKALRHYLKTAVEIDEDKPVLVDRYIVGKEVEVDAVCDGVDVFVPGIMELVERTGIHSGDSISVYPTFSISDKVKGTILQYAKKLGLGIGIKGLYNIQFIVDKDEKVYIIEVNPRSSRTVPFLSKSTGYSLADIATEVIMGKSLKEQGIFGIYPEEKKRYYVKVPVFSFNKIKGLDAYLSPEMKSTGEAIGYDDKLNRALFKALQAAGMKLQNYGTVFATIADADKEEALPLIRRFYNLGFNIEATSGTAKFLKENGIRTHVLKKISEGSLAIRDSIRQGHIAYVINTSSVGAEGAKLDGVEIRKYATESNVTMFTSLDTVKVLLDILEETTLTISTINA
- a CDS encoding dihydroorotate dehydrogenase electron transfer subunit, translating into MKQVLLEVEKTESLCANVFKTVFRGDVSDIRAPGQFVNVRLDGLYLRRPISVCDLGEDELTLVYKVVGKGTLKLSEAKKGDPFDVLTGLGNGYDLSSSGESPLLIGGGVGVPPLYYLAKKLIEKGARPFVALGFNKKEEVFFAREFEALGAAVKVATVDGSLGEKGFVTNILPESYSYFYACGPEPMLKAVYKATATEGELSFEERMGCGFGACMGCSCKTLTGNKRICKEGPVMKKGEILW
- a CDS encoding dihydroorotate dehydrogenase; translated protein: MVSCDLRTDLCGIGLDNPVIPASGTFGYGYEFAELYDINLLGTFSFKGTTLSERFGNPTPRIAECASGMLNAVGLQNPGVRKVVSEELPKLKKVFNKKVMANVSGFGVEEYVEVCRILDKEEQVGWLEVNVSCPNVHGGGLSFGTDPKVAAEVTREVKKVTTKPVIIKLSPNVTDITEIAKAVEEAGADGVSLINTLVGMRLDLRSRKPILKNVTGGLSGPAVFPIALNMVYKTSRAVKIPVVGMGGVSSAEDVLEMILAGATAVEVGAANLVDPFASKRIVEDLPKAMEKYGIRSLNEIRGMA